The following is a genomic window from Malus sylvestris chromosome 7, drMalSylv7.2, whole genome shotgun sequence.
cgtttataagcgaccttcactaaatgtgaatataagtttgtaatgattatgtgaaacttctttatattctagcaacggatttatgcatgtcaattaagtgtcgacccttaattaacaaatacaaataagttatcaatcaaatagttaagctaattgcattcacaattcaagagttcataactggaatttatcaaattatattgcacacataatcatggctttgaaatcacccctagccaagaggggtttagccacttatatttacaacaaaacgaaaggaaatgaatttaaacattagaaacaaaagaaagaaaacacctaaaccctccaacgatccaagttggacagcaagcacgtccaagcactttccttcccttcctttgctacggcacaaggtgttggtgagtgtttgaatgtttgtttatatggaggaatggatgtaaagatgaatggatgaaggttgtattgaaatggggatgaatgatctaaccaagtatgaactaaatttatgttacacacacttcattttatagaggaagtgcatggcaatggaggggaacatggagtggtgtagcaattgagtgcaatgatgcataaaatctgaaatgatggagggaacaaggaatggtgtagtaattgagtgcaatgattcaatgtaatgatgcatgaaatctgaaatgatggaaggaacaaagaatggtgtagcaattgagtgcaatgagtggtgtttgaaatgattcaaaggtgaaagtgaagtgatgatgcaaagcatgggggtaaaatggaatggtgttgcagctagggaacatgaatgattgtgcacatggtagagaaaggaaaaggaggTGGAAcggtggagtgacaccctttTGTgactgagctctttgtcctttttacattaattcttctttctctttaacacattcctagcctctttagtcttcaatttcgtccatccaccttactccatgcatgtgctattcattccaagcccaaaactgcttcaaaaggcaccaaaatgcatcttattgctttataaggcctatggacctacaagcacacgaaaatagcttaaaatacataattaactaagaaataacaacatagaTGCTTCAGAACAAACTAActcagttgcataaatatgctcctatcaatgtgTCACTGTGTGGTTAGTAAGGttgttattttttaaaacatattttcataaaaaataataataactaaaacaagtaaaataaaaacaataaatacTATATTAtcagacaaaaaataaataataatataaaaatagtcATTTGTCACACTCGTAGCATGTAGGTAGGCGTGTTGTGTGGCAAGAGACTAGTTATCCTCCATATAGTACGTATTTGCTCAATCATATCATTAAATATTActtgtttttaaaaaatatatatgaaaatgtttaggtaaattaatatttgGCCAGCATATAAATCTTACGTTAACAAATTTTCCAAACAGATTTCACATAAAATAATCATGCATCTATCAACAAACTAAATAATGCATGCATTTTAATTAAATAGTGTATCCAGCCATGTTCACCCAATTTCTTGTTAATTACCCAGTAAGTACCATTTATAATATATGGAAATTGTTAGGTAAAACATTTCGTCCACATAATATGAACATAAAATACACACACCACATATATATACGGAAATTGTTAGGTAAAACATTTCGTCCACATAATATGAACATAAAATACACACACCATAAAATACACacaccacatatatatatatacggaaattGTTAGGTAAAACATGTTGTCCACATCATTTTCCTAGTTAGTCAGTATGACATGGTTGACCAACACCGTGCATTTCATACATGAATTGACCAATCCAAGATTGCCATGTTAGCAACGCTTTAAGGCGTGGCCAACCTGCCTGACCTAGACACCTCTATAAATTGGCTATGACTGTAATCCTTTCTCAAACACACTTATTAGGTTGCGATTATATCTTGTTTGGCCTTGTTCGGGagagaaatgaaagaaaacGAATGCATCGCTCTCCTCTCGAACAAGAAGAAACTCAAGCATAAACATGTTGGGGTTCAAATGATGAATCAGGGACATCACATCGGATCCATGATTTACCAGACAATTTATAAAAATGAGTGAGTAAGACATGATTTCTCATTTCTGCTTTTATTTTTCGTCATCTTTCGACCTTAGCTGCGTTGCGTAATTATACCTTATTTCCTATGTGCATCAACTTTATCTTTGACTCATACACGAACTCATTTTTTCATACAGTTTTGCTACGGCAAGGATGGTGAGGGCACATGATAACGTGAACAACGGAACAACTAACTTGTACCGACAATGGACCAGAGCCCTAAAGAGGAAatctgcagaagaagaagaggagctcTAATCATACCGACAAGTCGTTATGAGTGTCCTATGGGTTGAATCTGGTAAAGGTACGAGTCGAAGTTGGTCTACGGCTTCCCAAACCCTAGATGGAATGGACAAGTACATATCTGGCTCAGCGCCAGCCTTTTGGGATGGTGATCTCTGCACATGGATGTCCTCAGGTTTGAGAAAGACGAGTCTGGGTAAGGACCTCCAGTGGGATATCTAGTGTCACCAGGACTAGAAACCCGTTGCCGAAGATGAACCAGAAAAGAGAAGGCAAGTTTAGACTGGTAAAGAACGAAGGGCATGTACTGAAAGCTGAAGGacacattattattattattattatgaaaCTTAGTCAACATATAAGCTTATGTGAGTAAGCTAACTAGTTAAGATTGTTCAGATTGAGATTTTGGATTTAAAATTTGATGCCAGTGACTTtgtttttggcgagaatcgagcataagacctctcacttacaatgAAAAGAAATACTACTAAattgtaatactaagtggtGGCATGTATTTCTTGATGAGATATAATTGATATTCAATTTTTGGACTCTTTGTTCAATCAATGCATTTCAAACTGTAAAATGTGTCATTTGAAGagttaattaaagaaaaaagaaacgtgTCAAAACCGCTAGCCCATATCAAATTTAAGAAAGTAACAAACatgtacaatactaacaatcaATTTTCTATAAGTTACCATGCATACGAGTCTTTCCTAACCGAAGCAAAATATCCTGCCAATAAGGGTTTTAATCTTTTTAGAATACAAGTGTATGGGTTAGAACATGGACAGGTTTCTATTACAGAAAGTTTCATTATaatccttgaaaaatatcacTCTTAAAATGAAATCTTCTACCACTTCGTATTACtgtctagtgatatttttcttcacttgtaagtgagagatcttatgtttgattcttgccgaaggcaaatttgaaccacattattgctagttcattgtgaggctaaacccacctCCTACTCTtagtagataatattgtttgttcaaaaaaaaaaaaaaacttctttaAGATTAAAAACCAATTATAGTCCTTGACATTTAATTATAGTTTTAagatattattatattaattagattATAATAATTATTGAGTTTTTTTGTCTGTACGTTATTTATTGATtctaataaacaataaaaatctTAGTTACACTGATAATTATTAAATTGATAAGAACATGTACTACACTGATAATTATTAGGTTCATATAAACAGAAAAGTCATATATTATTATCTATTCTTTTTGTGCATGAATTTCTCCCTGTATACCAAGTACCAATATTTTTGTATAGATACTTATGTACCTATACTTACGTATTGATACTTTCttacttttaagttttttttttataaatataaattgtTTTTGTATTGATGTTGACTTGCTAATATAAGTTTGTTATAACgctcatgattttttttattattattataagaaTTTGAATTTGGAATAATTTTTTATCCATTAATATGATTagagcaacaaaaaaaaaactataatatgTAGAAAATTTTGAATGGTAAGTttgtaaataataaatatagtAGAAATATTTAAATATGGTAAGTTTTTAAAATAAAGACTTAAATTAATTTAGCAAACCATTTAtgttaaaatataaaagaatctTATTCTAGTCTAAAATCTAAAATCCCTTTTTATTATAAAGGCTTGAGTACAGCTCTTTGTGCGTGCCTCTGCCGGGCTTTGATTCTTCTGCCTCTGCAAGTCGCGGCCGTTTAATAGGCCGCAGCGGATGTTGATCAGGCCGGGTCCGGGCGGATTCTGATTTCACTGTTTTCATGAAGGTGTCTGTGtgaattaaagaaaaagatCGGGGTTTTGCTCTTGTGCTGAGAGCaatgtataaaatatcgatgatatcggaaatatcagtagttCAAAAATACGGAattttcgatggaaatatcgggatattatcgatatctataaaaattgaataaaaaccacagaaattgtaagaaaaacttgaaaatttttattgaaattttgtaggatgtttatttagtcaattatctattaatttatcacaaaaaaattggaaggaaatgcattgcatgatggatttaactaatttaagttgattatatagcgcgctggcaaacattgtgagtgtaaaaaatatgtagtaattaatgaaagatgtttaaacacaccataatcatttatatataatgaattagttaTCAGCAATAGTTTAGGGGTTAAATGATAGTTTACCCATGTGCATAGTTAGTCATAAACTTAagattctcttctctctcaaacTGCCCGTATTTCCCCAAATATTTATGGAATCTATCAATTTAGTCATAATTTCCTTTACCCAGTCCGGATCTACACTTAagattctcttctctctcaaactgccacgtggcagcacccCCAACAATCCTTATTCTTCTTTTCCTGTAaccccttctttcttcttctttcttttctgcattctctatctttctctctctctcgaaactctcatctctctcatttctctttgcaccgagacccacatacacacacgcacaccatcgcACCTGCTCGAGGAAGACACCCATCGTCATCAGCAACCTCGtatttctccctctccttctcgtctctgcaactcGACGAACGCAGGAACCCTCCGGtgagtttcttgaatttctccggttaggtttttgggacgaaatcggctcgggaataagcacacccatctccggcgaaGCCATGGGTGTCGAGAGGTTTTCCAACCACCACAGGTCATTTCACGGCAAACGGAATGTATAAACGCACTCCTCTCGCCTTGTACTTTCGTTTGGTACCTAGATCGGGGTCTAGGGTGGTAGTTTgcagtcggccggagctgtaaaagctccggcgttcttctctgTTCTTCCTTGTTGGTTCCTGACAAGCGCAGACCTTTCAGGCCGTTTCCCATAACCCTCGGCCCTTAGGCCTGTTAGGAAGGTGGAGCGAGATTATTGATATCATtgataatatcacgatatttttACGATAATTATGTGGATAAGTGTCAAAATATCGCTCTCTCATAAAACGATATTATCAACGAAATAtcgtcgataatatcgatattttagaccttggttgAGAGGCAGGCAATGTACTTAAACTTGAATTTTACTCTAAATTATATTAGAAAAAGATTTAACTAAAACactatttgaataaaaaaagaaaaccgGAGCCCAAAACAGTAATTCATCAATAATAGGCCCAAAGGATGGCAGCCGGAGTTGCTACAACTTGTTGAAACGAAAACCTAGAGTCCATATCAGATAAActttgagagagagaaacaaagcACGCGAGCGAGAACAAGGTTTTGTCATTGTAAACTTCCAATTAggtcattaattattttgttccTGCCCAACTAAGACTTCCTTAGCCATATAAATTCTTCCCCATATcaactctctctcactcttaTATACACATAAAACTAACTCTTCTTTTACCCGTACGGCTGCGTATATGACGAGGAAGATGGCACACTGTAACAACAATGGCACCACTAGCTGCGGCAGCAGAGCCCTAAAGAAGAACAGAGTCTCCGTGGAAGAAGATGACTACTCGTCGGAAAACCAAGAATCCCAAGTAGTTTTGAGCCTCCACGTCTCCCATGCCGAGGACATCGACAACCCTAGCCACAGCAATATACCCTGCGATGACAGACGTTATAAAGTCGTCGTTTGGGTCGAGCCCGACAACGAGTACAAGTCGGGAAAAGTCTACGGGTTACCAAACCCTAAATGGAACGGAAAAGTGAATATCAAGTTCGGGGCTAGCCTTTTGCGCTGGGGATTCTTGCATGTGGAGGTCGTCGGGCCCGGGGACAAGTCCGAGCCAGGAACCTCCCATGGGAAGTCCGTAAGCAGGACTCGAATCCGGTTGCCGAAGATGAACGAAGAAATAAAAGGCCGGTTCGGACTTGTGAAGAGCGGAGGGCATGGATTGAAGGCTGAAGGATACATAATCTTGTCCATGTTAGCAAGTCAACCGACTAGATATAGCACCTAATTAAATATTTTCCTAGCTAGTTAATTTAGTTGTCTCAcccttatttttgttttcttcaccCAGTTTTTAGTGCTCTTAGATGGCTGTGTTAAGGATTGTTGGGTTaattagttcctcataaacTCTGATGAGGTTCGATTACTGATGCTAGATATGGCATACAGTTTTTCTATCCTTTTACTATTCTAATACATTTTTGGACTTGTTCATGAGAtgcagaaatttttttttttccttgcatATGATCAATTATGCAAGAGACTTGTAGCTCGTTTTTGGTTAAGCACATTTAACCCTACATCCAATGTCTTGTGTTCGAATCCTCATGATCCTAATTTTTGTTGGATACAAAAGTTATGTATCTAGTAAAAGTGCGTACACATGTACTTAGCAAACTTGAAGTAACAAGACAAGCAAGAGGTTGATATGATttaaccaaaataatggatttaACCAAAATAATGGCAAATTGACAAAGTAACCGCAAGTCTGCGGTGCACTGTGCACACACTTAGTCCGTACACAAGGGCCTTGGCTACAACTATTTAACAGATGATTTTTTTGAACTACTCAGTTATTTCAGTAAAACCTTTATATGGTCATAATGCAGACCAACCCACTATAGGGATGATGTTGGGACCGACCcaattttataactttatagAAGTTATTACTTAATAGAGGTGTAGCTACAAAGTTTTATACTTTTCTAGTGCATGTATATATgcttctctttgtaaataaaCTTTATGTAAATATATACAATACATCTAATGCAATTTTCAACTCATTCGGTTCTTCTATCACATCAGCAATGTCACCCAAGGTCAATATAAGAACTTACGAAGAGATCTTCGAACAGTGTTGTATGCTTTAATCGAAGAGATCTTCGAAGCTAGCAACATTTTGGTTTATCTTAAACTTTTACTTCTGACATCTTAAACTTTTAATTCtgacattgtatatttttatattattattatatagagACGATTTTTCTTAAggaaaactattaaaaaatgcttgaaaattttgagttttaacgataaggacaaaataaatggtaaaataaatagtatcaggtttgactttttagtgtaaaaatatggttttttgttaaagtgaacagtaccgtgagcttttcgttaaaactctttttttctTAATACTAGACCTCGAAAAATTATAAATGATTACACTATGGAGTTTATTCCTATACTAGTTGGAGTTGAGACCGAAATTTTTATCACTATAAGAAGGTTATTCCTATTATTATAGAGAGATTTTACTGGACTATGAAATAAAACACATTATATCAATGTTCAAGTAGGCATGTGCTTGATTGCGCTAGTGATTA
Proteins encoded in this region:
- the LOC126630672 gene encoding uncharacterized protein LOC126630672, yielding MTRKMAHCNNNGTTSCGSRALKKNRVSVEEDDYSSENQESQVVLSLHVSHAEDIDNPSHSNIPCDDRRYKVVVWVEPDNEYKSGKVYGLPNPKWNGKVNIKFGASLLRWGFLHVEVVGPGDKSEPGTSHGKSVSRTRIRLPKMNEEIKGRFGLVKSGGHGLKAEGYIILSMLASQPTRYST